A window of the Microplitis mediator isolate UGA2020A chromosome 5, iyMicMedi2.1, whole genome shotgun sequence genome harbors these coding sequences:
- the LOC130668800 gene encoding dynein axonemal intermediate chain 3-like, protein MSEVGSAERPLSWLPDENIYNDENVERIELPYESQRELGCKVGEDVFLEYPWAYVTREEVMRQACQSGSSFECCKDKIGDYKSEWILVGYASSELTSTSFVICLTEEIRDSIVKRNRQVTRKILEKVFFMITKTSKSFEAFRAEEESGKDTDSSRPFFEVELYFNSNIRRRRHNLADRNSGDVRDGAIDLLPEDSRKYNNIFMKQISKAVNTNLKACDKSVQSYLGYPKNKWTQCDDITDVVEPVGEDNKDETARSKTEKQTTTEESSPAGLPEVITEQEREINREISESLMQEPLLEITFPEHLQDAIDCVGYNSKINIISDDIENLTTRIAENDSFNDAENYLDKESCSLINLDITKGKVISDVSWHPNLLGLVAISYVTNPRCDFAEISDQPAELNKSNDSGYGGSISTSAGSSTCALVWSLDEPLKPKLILDDPREINVISFCPSRHSTVVGGAENGQLIFWDLYNSLEKPKDADSDYEIPVIVSSASSDPSKSHLQAVRAIRWLPTDCKITDNGMLEKVPGNNCLQLMTSSEDGTVAIWDLLWQPSLPQTAKNLKSIVKAAMSLTDDLERLDGIFYPHYRLHVQLPKESFNLTVLDFSVPPPEAYQSEETSRKLWFGTAQGEVLHCTWHGQEFEVTGEENCDLLSSVCIHDGPVIRIIRSKHLEEVLLSIGGRIFAIWHDNYIKHPVLWRKGDCRYTACCWSHTPGVFIVARHDGDLETWDIYRKTKQPVHIETISGKLITGLFETQDLLLHQHQHQHQNQQQKEKTNSKFIGICDYNGTFRLMGEPVENESNYQERIEWFRKFVYREVERKKEFHGWQEDYLANDKKALDRKTARAAQEAKRRHEEARDKFLKEQEELARIKAERKAKKIQKSKETILRTGNLEVMKNTLLKKKGFDPRELDKVRHPLVQQEEQKNTRMNKAREKVADKDTYFKHALAVEFPESIKRSSSGLEAQTATPVSTNKVIDELINEHLSNYLEISSTAEKRLEKSPRVPKFDWNSMMLAGLLRKN, encoded by the coding sequence ATGTCGGAAGTTGGTTCAGCAGAGCGGCCTTTGAGCTGGTTACCAGACGAAAATATCTACAACGACGAGAACGTTGAGAGAATTGAACTGCCCTACGAGAGTCAACGTGAACTTGGGTGTAAGGTTGGCGAAGACGTATTTCTGGAATATCCATGGGCGTATGTGACGCGGGAGGAAGTGATGAGGCAAGCATGCCAAAGCGGTTCGAGTTTTGAGTGCTGCAAAGACAAAATAGGAGATTATAAGTCGGAATGGATTTTGGTTGGCTACGCCTCCAGCGAGCTGACCTCGACTAGCTTTGTCATTTGTTTGACTGAAGAAATACGAGACTCGATTGTCAAGAGAAACCGACAAGTAACGAGGAAAATTCTggagaaagttttttttatgattactaAAACCAGTAAAAGTTTTGAGGCCTTTCGGGCTGAAGAAGAATCGGGGAAAGACACCGACAGTTCAAGGCCCTTTTTTGAGGTCGAGCTATACTTTAATTCGAATATCCGGAGACGACGGCATAATTTAGCTGATAGAAATAGCGGAGATGTAAGAGATGGCGCTATTGATCTACTGCCAGAAGACTCGAgaaaatacaataatatatttatgaaacaAATTTCGAAAGCTGTAAACACCAATCTCAAGGCCTGTGACAAAAGCGTTCAGTCTTACTTGGGTTATCCGAAAAACAAGTGGACTCAGTGTGACGACATTACAGACGTAGTAGAACCTGTCGGTGAGGATAATAAAGATGAAACTGCACGGAGTAAAACTGAGAAGCAAACAACGACTGAGGAAAGTAGCCCAGCTGGACTCCCGGAGGTGATAACTGAACAGGAGAGAGAGATAAACCGGGAAATTTCAGAGTCGTTGATGCAGGAGCCGTTACTAGAAATTACATTCCCAGAACATCTGCAAGACGCGATTGATTGTGTTGGCTACAATTCCAAGATCAATATTATTTCCGACGACATAGAAAATCTGACAACGAGAATCGCTGAAAACGACAGTTTTAATGATGCTGAAAACTACTTGGATAAAGAGTCTTGTTCTTTGATTAATCTCGACATTACCAAGGGCAAAGTCATTTCAGATGTTTCTTGGCACCCGAATCTTCTTGGATTAGTTGCCATTTCGTATGTAACTAATCCCCGGTGTGACTTTGCGGAAATTTCGGATCAACCTGCCGAGCTTAATAAATCAAATGACAGTGGCTACGGTGGAAGTATAAGCACTAGTGCTGGTTCAAGTACTTGTGCACTTGTCTGGTCGCTCGATGAACCACTTAAACCCAAATTAATTCTTGATGATCCTCGTGAGATTAACGTTATTTCTTTTTGTCCCTCTCGGCACAGCACCGTCGTCGGAGGGGCCGAAAATGGCCAATTGATTTTCTGGGATCTTTATAATTCATTAGAGAAACCCAAAGATGCGGATTCTGATTATGAGATTCCGGTAATTGTTTCTTCCGCCTCCTCGGACCCATCCAAGTCTCATTTGCAGGCAGTACGTGCCATTCGATGGCTTCCAACCGACTGTAAAATAACGGATAATGGGATGCTCGAAAAAGTACCGGGAAACAATTGCTTGCAGTTGATGACGAGCTCTGAAGATGGCACAGTTGCTATTTGGGATCTCCTTTGGCAGCCGAGCTTGCCGCAGACTGCCAAAAACCTGAAAAGTATTGTTAAGGCCGCAATGTCACTGACCGATGATCTTGAACGACTTGACGGAATCTTTTATCCGCACTACCGGCTCCATGTTCAGCTACCGAAGGAATCCTTCAACTTGACCGTACTCGATTTCAGTGTTCCACCACCAGAGGCCTACCAGTCGGAAGAAACGTCAAGGAAATTGTGGTTCGGTACTGCTCAAGGTGAAGTGCTTCACTGCACCTGGCACGGTCAAGAATTTGAGGTCACCGGTGAAGAGAATTGTGACCTCTTGAGCAGCGTTTGTATTCACGATGGGCCAGTCATCAGGATCATACGTTCTAAGCATTTAGAAGAGGTTTTGCTGAGCATTGGAGGCCGTATTTTTGCCATTTGGCATGACAATTACATAAAACATCCCGTGTTGTGGAGAAAAGGTGACTGTCGTTACACTGCATGCTGCTGGAGTCACACACCTGGAGTTTTCATTGTAGCGAGGCATGACGGTGACCTTGAAACTTGGGATATATACCGGAAGACTAAGCAACCGGTTCACATAGAGACTATTTCTGGAAAGTTAATAACGGGACTCTTTGAGACGCAAGATCTACTGCTgcatcaacatcaacatcaacatcagAACCAGcagcaaaaagaaaaaacaaattcaaagtttattgGTATTTGTGACTACAACGGGACATTTCGACTCATGGGTGAGCCAGTAGAAAACGAGTCAAATTATCAGGAACGAATTGAGTGGTTTCGAAAATTCGTCTATCGAGAAGTAGAGCGTAAGAAAGAGTTTCACGGTTGGCAGGAGGATTATTTGGCTAATGACAAAAAAGCACTTGACAGAAAAACTGCCCGAGCTGCTCAAGAGGCCAAGCGACGTCACGAGGAGGCGcgggataaatttttaaaggaaCAGGAAGAACTGGCGAGAATAAAAGCCGAGAggaaggcaaaaaaaattcaaaaatccaaAGAGACGATTCTCCGAACGGGAAATCTCGAAGTAATGAAAAATAcgctgttaaaaaaaaagggattTGACCCTCGAGAGCTTGATAAAGTTAGACATCCACTTGTTCAGCAAGAGGAACAAAAAAACACGAGAATGAATAAAGCGCGAGAGAAAGTCGCTGATAAAGACACTTACTTTAAACACGCGTTGGCTGTTGAGTTTCCGGAGAGTATAAAGCGTTCGTCAAGTGGGCTCGAGGCTCAAACAGCCACGCCCGTGTCGACAAACAAAGTGATTGATGAGCTCATAAATGAGCATCtaagtaattatttagaaattaGTTCCACGGCAGAAAAACGTCTCGAGAAGAGTCCTCGTGTCCCGAAGTTCGACTGGAACTCAATGATGCTCGCGGGCCtgcttagaaaaaattaa